GTCAAAGACAACCTCACCGAGCGTTCTACGAGCTCCTGCAGATCAACTACCTTCTTAATCGGAGCCCCATGATATCAATATGACTGATTTAAGTTCAAATAGGTGAGTTGATAGAGGATTAGAACCCAGGCTCTATTGGGCTGAAACAATTACTTTGAATCCCCGCCACTTTATCACATATTTTACTCCCTTCCGAAACCAAACCCTCTGCACGACTATTTATGCCTGTTCACGTCATCGATCATCCGCTAGCAAAAGTACTCATCTCTCAATTGAGAAATGTAGATTCCGAAGGAGAAGCCTTTCGTCTAGCTGCACGGAAAATAACCCAATTACTTCTTATAGAAGCGACTCGCAATTTGCCATTGGCTACCGGGAGGGTCTCTACCCCACTGGAAGAAACGGAAGCTTACACCTGGGCCAAAGAGTTAACGATTGTTCCTATCATAAGAGCGGGAATTTCTATGGCCGAACCAGCCTTAGACTTATTCCCTTCTGCGGTAGTCGGGTTCGTAGGCCTTGAACGTGACGAAGCAACCGCTGTCGCAAGAAGTTACTACTCCAAAGTGCCTCCACTAGCAGGCAGAAAGACGATGATAGTTGATCCTATGCTGGCAACAGGAGGATCCACTCTCCAGGCAATTGAAAGTTGTAAGGAGAACCAAGCAGATGACCTATGTGTGGTAACCATCATATCCAGCCCAGAGGGCGTCGAAGCGATCCAAAGCCAGCACCCAGAAATCCAACTCTATACAGCTACAGTGGACAGGGAACTCAATGACAAGAAGTACATTCTTCCCGGCTTAGGGGATTTCGGGGATCGCCTTTACAATACTTAATGGAGCTACGAGTAATAAAATTTCCAATACAGCACACCACATATGTCAGACGACACCTGCGAAGACTTTCTTAACGTTGCAGATAACTTTAAGCTGGGCACACTCGAAACCGAGAAGCCCCACCCTCTTACCGAGGCCCTCTCCGAAGAAGTTCACTCAAACTTGGAAAAAGCGATATCGAGCTTGAAAGCGGTGGATTCAGAGGCTCTTCAACGGCTTCGTGACTATCTTCCTCAATTGGGCCAGCTGGGGTCAGACCTATGGGATGCCTTGAGTACTGGAGGAAACATATATCTATGCGGATGTGGCGCAACCG
This genomic stretch from Opitutia bacterium ISCC 52 harbors:
- the upp gene encoding uracil phosphoribosyltransferase, whose amino-acid sequence is MPVHVIDHPLAKVLISQLRNVDSEGEAFRLAARKITQLLLIEATRNLPLATGRVSTPLEETEAYTWAKELTIVPIIRAGISMAEPALDLFPSAVVGFVGLERDEATAVARSYYSKVPPLAGRKTMIVDPMLATGGSTLQAIESCKENQADDLCVVTIISSPEGVEAIQSQHPEIQLYTATVDRELNDKKYILPGLGDFGDRLYNT